In the genome of Halapricum salinum, one region contains:
- a CDS encoding histidine kinase N-terminal 7TM domain-containing protein, producing the protein MATYSSLVYVSAFGLTALACFASLVRARQIEDRETRLGLVGLLIGSGAWASAHVAVLLLPGFELKNAAYLVGLVFGFGTVWAWLYFCSAYTGRSYHRDRTFRLGGLAVYLLVVLVKLTNPLHHGYYTASMTSEGFTHLVIDHGVVHWGVTGLSYALASIGLFMLFEQFTESDYDTRIVGALAGLTAIPVVLDLAAYTLPELINIIHAPFGVAAFAIGTLFLYQERFLAVHFTTDIDDAVVFLDDDDRIRDFNAAAETIVPGLADARGEPVTAVEPLADAHGAERTVLDFRIDGSLRHYLVTENDFSLGGTGHGRMIVLTDVTRIERQRRELERHNEQLEDLAVGIRHELRNTLQIVAGNVDAAARYVEREPETARRALSTAGNTADRMREIVDELSMFAEYSQSVEETASLPFRETVEIAWQRADVEGPALRIEGDGEIDANESRFEELLDRAFAFADAVDGSTVTVELGENEFVVETDGQRPAATSAETFFEFEESVPTAEAGMALPSFRTLARAHGWNPTFDADYDDGVRIVVEGVGTRLRGAVTAGD; encoded by the coding sequence GTGGCCACGTATTCGAGCCTCGTGTACGTTTCTGCGTTCGGATTGACTGCGCTGGCCTGTTTCGCCAGTCTCGTCCGGGCGCGTCAGATCGAGGACCGAGAGACGCGTCTCGGCCTGGTGGGCCTGCTGATCGGCAGTGGTGCCTGGGCCAGCGCACACGTCGCCGTCCTGCTCCTCCCGGGATTCGAGTTGAAGAACGCGGCCTACCTCGTGGGACTGGTCTTCGGCTTCGGGACCGTCTGGGCCTGGCTGTACTTCTGTTCGGCCTACACCGGCCGATCCTACCACCGAGATCGGACCTTCCGTCTGGGTGGCCTCGCGGTGTACCTGCTGGTCGTCCTCGTGAAGCTCACCAATCCGCTGCATCACGGCTACTACACGGCCAGCATGACCAGCGAGGGGTTCACCCACCTGGTGATCGACCACGGGGTTGTCCACTGGGGAGTCACCGGCCTCTCCTACGCGCTGGCGTCGATCGGCCTGTTCATGCTGTTCGAGCAGTTCACCGAGTCGGACTACGACACCCGGATCGTCGGTGCGCTCGCGGGATTGACTGCGATCCCCGTCGTGCTCGATCTGGCGGCCTACACCCTTCCGGAGTTGATCAACATCATCCACGCTCCCTTCGGCGTCGCCGCCTTTGCCATCGGGACGCTGTTTCTCTACCAGGAACGGTTTCTGGCCGTTCACTTCACGACCGACATCGACGACGCGGTCGTCTTTCTGGACGACGACGATCGGATCCGCGACTTCAACGCCGCTGCCGAAACGATCGTTCCGGGGTTGGCCGACGCCCGCGGCGAGCCGGTCACGGCCGTCGAGCCGCTGGCCGACGCCCACGGGGCCGAACGTACGGTACTTGACTTCCGGATCGACGGCTCGCTCAGGCACTACCTCGTGACCGAGAACGACTTCTCGCTCGGCGGGACCGGCCACGGGCGAATGATCGTTCTGACGGACGTGACCCGGATCGAGCGCCAGCGGCGCGAACTGGAGCGGCACAACGAACAACTCGAAGACCTCGCCGTCGGGATCCGCCACGAACTGCGCAACACCCTCCAGATCGTCGCCGGGAACGTCGACGCCGCCGCGCGCTACGTCGAGCGCGAACCGGAGACGGCCCGTCGGGCGCTCTCGACGGCCGGCAACACGGCCGATCGGATGCGCGAGATCGTGGACGAACTCTCGATGTTCGCCGAGTACAGCCAGTCCGTCGAGGAGACGGCGTCGCTGCCGTTCCGCGAGACCGTCGAGATAGCCTGGCAACGGGCCGACGTCGAGGGGCCCGCCCTCCGTATCGAGGGTGACGGCGAGATCGACGCCAACGAGAGTCGCTTCGAGGAGTTGCTCGACCGCGCGTTCGCGTTCGCCGACGCGGTCGACGGCTCGACGGTCACGGTCGAACTGGGCGAGAACGAATTCGTCGTCGAGACCGACGGCCAGCGCCCGGCCGCGACCAGCGCGGAGACGTTCTTCGAGTTCGAGGAGTCAGTCCCGACTGCCGAGGCCGGGATGGCACTGCCGAGTTTCCGAACGCTCGCCCGTGCACACGGCTGGAACCCGACGTTCGACGCCGACTACGACGACGGCGTTCGGATCGTCGTCGAAGGTGTCGGGACGCGTCTCCGAGGAGCAGTCACAGCTGGAGACTGA
- a CDS encoding metallophosphoesterase family protein: MQLGVISDVHANIVALDAVLSDMPDVDLVVCAGDVVGYNPWPGECVDRIRESSIPTIMGNHDRAVVTGEYPGFNDMAVAGVEHALDRLSDDQIEWLATLEPEQRLVDDRVQIVHGHPDDPDHYTRPEEFGPELLEDEELLIMGHTHVQHHEIYDEGMVVNPGSVGQPRDRDHRAAYTLVDLEEWTVDERRVEYDTDAVIHEVVDAKLPQQIGFRLTQGR, encoded by the coding sequence ATGCAACTCGGGGTCATCTCTGACGTGCACGCGAACATCGTCGCTCTCGACGCCGTCCTCTCGGATATGCCCGACGTCGACCTCGTCGTCTGCGCCGGTGACGTGGTCGGGTACAACCCCTGGCCGGGCGAGTGTGTCGATCGGATCCGCGAGAGTTCTATCCCGACGATCATGGGCAACCACGACCGCGCGGTCGTCACCGGCGAGTATCCGGGCTTCAACGACATGGCCGTCGCAGGCGTCGAGCACGCACTCGACCGCCTCAGCGACGACCAGATCGAGTGGCTCGCGACGCTCGAACCCGAACAACGGCTGGTCGACGACCGGGTGCAGATAGTCCACGGCCACCCCGACGACCCGGACCACTACACCCGCCCCGAGGAGTTCGGGCCCGAGCTGCTGGAGGACGAAGAGCTGTTGATCATGGGCCACACGCACGTCCAGCACCACGAGATCTACGACGAGGGGATGGTCGTCAACCCCGGGAGTGTGGGCCAGCCCCGCGATCGGGACCACCGCGCAGCCTATACCCTTGTGGACCTCGAAGAGTGGACAGTCGACGAACGCCGCGTCGAGTACGACACCGACGCCGTCATCCACGAGGTCGTCGACGCGAAACTCCCCCAGCAGATCGGCTTCCGGCTGACCCAGGGTAGATAA
- a CDS encoding eCIS core domain-containing protein yields MGSGSRRRSEADTESKRGRGSSRENRTSEQPRRRSSRWKPDRSREAMGERLGVEVPNGETRARLQRLEQRDGTHQVKQWIDEGMKVETMGIPPDMEAFQERQVERSDEIPYDIERRNKHSEQRSENAVQRMGPAGETGVPESVRDVISSSGQSLDASIQRAMEDRMGDSLGDVRIHTGPQAASACDEINARAFTVGNHVAFNSGEYDPESAEGQHVLAHELAHVRQQTGGAVSMLPQEDVGLEIDPDPALEREAEETAQRVMEGGELGIQRMSDSEVHVQRSVKGAISSVKDKLPGVSNDGEESQFQELSDGDLSETVGTLVENQRQIMSHIEDQQRGMVDKVGEATGKGVVGGAVGLGVGLVTQNPVMGALAGGAAGDVAKTMYGSVYQPGKEKLTDVAEVGAEKLGGIKDSITDYIDKKIDERFGGSGHGGEDIDGVR; encoded by the coding sequence ATGGGGTCTGGGTCACGTCGGCGGTCTGAAGCCGACACAGAATCCAAGCGAGGGCGGGGGTCCTCGCGGGAGAATCGAACGAGCGAGCAGCCACGGCGGCGATCGTCGAGGTGGAAGCCCGACCGCTCGCGCGAGGCGATGGGCGAGCGGTTAGGCGTGGAAGTGCCTAACGGGGAGACGCGGGCACGCCTGCAGCGCCTCGAACAGCGCGACGGCACCCACCAGGTCAAACAGTGGATCGACGAGGGCATGAAAGTCGAGACGATGGGCATTCCGCCGGACATGGAGGCGTTTCAGGAACGTCAGGTCGAGCGGTCTGACGAGATCCCCTACGACATCGAACGGCGGAACAAACACTCCGAACAGCGCAGCGAGAACGCCGTCCAGCGGATGGGACCTGCCGGCGAGACTGGCGTCCCCGAGAGTGTTCGGGACGTGATCTCTTCCTCGGGACAGTCACTGGACGCGAGCATTCAGCGCGCGATGGAAGACCGGATGGGCGACTCGCTCGGTGACGTGCGGATTCATACCGGGCCGCAGGCCGCGAGTGCGTGTGACGAGATCAACGCGCGGGCCTTTACTGTGGGGAACCATGTCGCGTTCAACTCGGGTGAGTACGATCCAGAGAGTGCGGAAGGCCAGCACGTGCTTGCTCATGAATTGGCGCACGTGCGACAGCAGACTGGCGGGGCGGTGTCGATGTTGCCGCAGGAGGATGTGGGCTTGGAGATCGATCCAGATCCGGCGCTGGAACGTGAAGCCGAGGAGACGGCTCAGCGCGTCATGGAGGGTGGCGAGTTGGGCATTCAGCGGATGAGTGATTCGGAAGTCCACGTCCAGCGTTCGGTCAAAGGCGCGATCTCGTCGGTCAAAGACAAGTTGCCTGGGGTAAGCAACGACGGCGAAGAATCACAATTCCAGGAACTGAGCGATGGAGACCTCTCGGAAACGGTCGGGACACTCGTCGAGAATCAGCGCCAGATCATGAGCCACATCGAAGACCAGCAGCGCGGGATGGTCGACAAAGTCGGAGAGGCGACCGGGAAAGGCGTCGTCGGCGGTGCGGTCGGACTGGGCGTCGGACTCGTGACCCAGAATCCCGTCATGGGTGCGCTCGCCGGCGGCGCAGCCGGTGACGTCGCCAAAACGATGTACGGCTCGGTCTACCAGCCTGGCAAAGAGAAACTCACCGACGTTGCCGAGGTCGGTGCCGAGAAACTCGGCGGGATCAAAGACTCCATTACCGACTACATCGACAAGAAAATCGACGAACGATTTGGTGGATCTGGGCATGGTGGCGAAGACATAGACGGGGTTCGGTGA
- the mutS gene encoding DNA mismatch repair protein MutS has translation MTEATGIVGEFLALKDETDADVLTMQCGDFYEFFADDAELVAEELDLQVSQKSSHGSSYPMAGVPVDDLTPYLKALVERGYRVAVADQYETDDGHAREITRVVSPGTLLETTDADARYLATIVAGTERYGLAFADVTTGQFHVTTVDSADDLLTTLYRFAPVEILPGPEVRNDDGLLERLRERTDATLTLHTSEAFAPGRARHRVREQFGDGALESVGVDADVAVQAAGAVLSYVEDTGQGVLASITRLQAHGGGDHVELDATTQRNLELTETMQGETAGSLFETIDHTVTSSGGRLLKSWLQRPRRDRAELERRQQAVAALAEAAMARDRLQEVLGDAYDLERLASKAASGSADARDLVAARETLGLLPEVRSIVDETDRLAESPLARVLERADPDRAAALYETLEEALVADPPGTITQGEIIREGFDDELDEVIERHDEINDWLDSLADREKRQHGLSHVSVDRNKTDGYYIQVGKSVADQVPDHYEGIKSLKNSERFTIPELEEKEREILRIEEQRHDLERELFEAIRAEVASHAELLQDVGRALAEVDVYASLATHAVRADWTRPELTEENELVVEAGRHPVVEQTTEFVPNDLQMGRAASPPNQERASGHADRERQFLIVTGPNMSGKSTYMRQAALITLLSQVGSFVPARAASVGLVDGIFTRVGALDELAQGRSTFMVEMQELSNILHSASEDSLVILDEVGRGTATFDGISIAWAATEYIANEIGCRTLFATHYHELTELGAELSTVENVHVAVDGEPRSPSASGTESRPADERDGDVTFLRTVREGPADRSYGVHVADLAGVPEPVVERSRDVLDRLRNDEAIDVRGGDSGGTTQAVFDLSSGQFQSSADTASGDAATADGGAVGPADAAETRDAIAEQFGEDADTVLEALAELDVDETPPVELMAKVQQWQEKLQE, from the coding sequence ATGACCGAGGCGACGGGCATCGTCGGGGAGTTTCTCGCCCTCAAAGACGAGACCGACGCGGACGTGCTGACGATGCAGTGTGGGGACTTCTACGAATTCTTCGCGGACGACGCCGAACTCGTCGCCGAGGAACTCGATCTGCAGGTGAGCCAGAAGTCCTCCCATGGCTCCTCTTATCCGATGGCCGGCGTGCCCGTCGACGACCTGACGCCCTACCTCAAGGCGCTGGTCGAGCGCGGCTATCGCGTCGCCGTCGCCGACCAGTACGAGACCGACGACGGCCACGCCCGCGAGATTACCCGCGTCGTCTCACCCGGAACGCTGCTGGAAACCACTGATGCCGACGCGCGCTATCTGGCGACGATCGTCGCGGGAACCGAGCGATACGGGCTGGCCTTCGCGGACGTGACGACCGGCCAGTTCCACGTGACGACCGTCGACAGCGCCGACGATCTGCTGACCACGCTCTACCGCTTCGCGCCCGTCGAGATCCTGCCCGGGCCCGAGGTGCGAAACGACGACGGCCTGCTCGAACGGCTGCGCGAGCGGACCGACGCCACGCTGACGCTCCATACGAGCGAGGCCTTCGCTCCCGGCCGGGCGCGCCACCGCGTCCGCGAACAGTTCGGTGACGGCGCACTCGAGAGCGTAGGCGTCGACGCCGACGTGGCTGTCCAGGCCGCCGGCGCAGTCCTGAGCTACGTCGAGGACACGGGCCAAGGCGTGCTGGCGTCGATCACGCGCTTGCAGGCCCACGGCGGCGGCGACCACGTCGAACTCGACGCGACCACCCAGCGAAATCTCGAACTCACCGAGACCATGCAAGGTGAGACGGCGGGCTCGCTGTTCGAGACGATCGACCACACCGTCACCAGTTCCGGCGGACGCCTGCTCAAGTCCTGGCTCCAGCGACCGCGCCGGGATCGGGCCGAACTAGAACGCCGCCAGCAGGCCGTGGCCGCCCTCGCCGAGGCTGCGATGGCCCGCGACCGACTGCAAGAGGTACTCGGCGACGCCTACGACCTCGAGCGACTGGCGAGCAAGGCCGCCTCGGGCAGTGCCGACGCTCGGGATCTGGTGGCCGCTCGCGAGACCCTTGGACTCCTTCCCGAAGTCAGATCGATCGTCGACGAGACCGACCGCCTCGCCGAGTCGCCGCTCGCACGCGTGCTCGAACGAGCCGACCCCGACCGCGCTGCTGCACTCTACGAGACGCTCGAAGAGGCACTGGTCGCGGATCCGCCGGGGACGATCACGCAGGGCGAGATCATCCGCGAGGGGTTCGACGACGAACTGGACGAGGTGATCGAGCGCCACGACGAGATCAACGACTGGCTCGACAGCCTCGCCGATCGCGAGAAGCGCCAGCACGGCCTCAGCCACGTCTCCGTCGACCGGAACAAGACCGACGGCTACTACATCCAGGTCGGCAAGAGCGTCGCCGATCAGGTTCCCGATCACTACGAGGGAATCAAATCGCTGAAGAACTCCGAGCGGTTCACGATCCCCGAGCTCGAGGAGAAAGAGCGCGAGATCCTGCGGATCGAAGAACAGCGCCACGACCTCGAACGCGAACTCTTCGAGGCGATCCGCGCCGAGGTCGCCAGCCACGCCGAGCTGTTGCAGGATGTCGGCCGTGCACTCGCGGAAGTGGACGTCTACGCGAGTCTCGCGACCCACGCCGTCCGCGCGGACTGGACCCGGCCAGAACTCACAGAAGAGAACGAACTCGTCGTCGAGGCGGGCCGCCACCCCGTCGTCGAGCAGACGACCGAGTTCGTCCCCAACGACCTGCAGATGGGTAGGGCGGCTTCGCCGCCGAACCAGGAGCGTGCCAGTGGGCACGCGGATCGCGAGCGCCAGTTCCTGATCGTCACCGGCCCGAACATGAGCGGCAAATCGACGTACATGCGCCAGGCCGCCCTCATCACGCTGCTGTCCCAGGTGGGCAGTTTCGTGCCGGCCCGGGCTGCCAGCGTGGGACTGGTCGACGGGATCTTCACTCGCGTGGGCGCGCTGGACGAACTCGCCCAGGGGCGCTCGACGTTCATGGTCGAGATGCAAGAGCTCTCGAATATTCTGCACTCCGCCAGCGAAGATTCGCTGGTCATTCTGGACGAAGTGGGGCGGGGGACGGCGACGTTCGACGGGATCTCGATCGCCTGGGCGGCGACGGAGTACATCGCGAACGAAATTGGGTGTCGAACCCTCTTCGCGACCCACTACCACGAACTGACCGAACTCGGCGCGGAACTCTCGACCGTGGAGAACGTCCACGTGGCGGTCGACGGCGAGCCACGCTCGCCGTCTGCCAGCGGGACAGAGTCCCGCCCTGCCGACGAGCGTGACGGCGACGTGACCTTCCTTCGCACAGTGCGCGAAGGGCCAGCAGACCGCTCCTACGGCGTCCACGTCGCCGACCTCGCGGGCGTGCCCGAACCCGTTGTCGAGCGCTCGCGCGACGTGCTCGACCGGCTGCGCAACGACGAGGCGATCGACGTCCGCGGTGGCGACAGCGGCGGGACGACCCAGGCCGTCTTCGATCTCAGCTCGGGACAATTCCAGAGCAGTGCGGACACAGCGAGTGGAGACGCTGCGACGGCAGACGGCGGAGCGGTCGGGCCTGCGGACGCCGCCGAGACGCGCGACGCAATCGCCGAGCAGTTCGGCGAGGATGCCGACACGGTACTCGAAGCGCTCGCGGAGTTGGACGTCGACGAGACGCCACCCGTCGAACTGATGGCCAAAGTCCAGCAGTGGCAAGAAAAGCTACAGGAGTGA
- a CDS encoding HAD family hydrolase codes for MTTAICFDCDGTLLRFERSYGEILTEAFETELGHVSDDLLSAYDEAFFAAFEALEPDPVRRGMAAALDAGDLDGDPEALAEALLAVEQAATAVPDGTHESLRALGESNRLAVITNGVGDWQRAKLEHHDLLSHFETVVTSYGAGAHKPDAAPFESLRSRLDAEQYVMVGDDYEADVEGARAAGFVPVHAEDSEEKPEFWATLRAMV; via the coding sequence ATGACGACGGCCATCTGTTTCGACTGCGACGGGACGCTGTTGCGCTTCGAGCGCTCGTATGGCGAGATTCTGACCGAGGCCTTCGAAACCGAACTCGGGCACGTTTCGGACGACCTGCTGTCGGCCTACGACGAGGCCTTCTTCGCCGCGTTCGAGGCGCTCGAACCCGATCCCGTCCGGCGCGGGATGGCCGCTGCGCTCGACGCTGGTGACCTCGACGGCGACCCCGAGGCCCTGGCCGAGGCGCTCCTGGCTGTCGAACAGGCCGCGACTGCGGTTCCTGACGGCACTCACGAGAGCCTGCGCGCACTCGGCGAGTCGAACCGGCTGGCGGTGATCACCAACGGGGTCGGCGACTGGCAGCGGGCCAAACTCGAACATCACGATCTCCTCTCGCACTTCGAGACCGTCGTCACCTCCTACGGGGCCGGCGCGCACAAGCCCGACGCCGCGCCGTTCGAGTCCCTCCGCTCCCGGCTCGACGCCGAGCAGTACGTCATGGTCGGCGACGACTACGAGGCAGACGTCGAAGGCGCACGTGCCGCGGGATTCGTCCCGGTCCACGCCGAGGACAGTGAGGAAAAACCGGAGTTCTGGGCGACGCTGCGGGCGATGGTCTGA
- a CDS encoding polyprenyl synthetase family protein, translated as MEYLERRRSLVAERLEAAVDAVEPDALREQIDSVVLAGGKRVRPTVTVLVCEALGGEPEDAVDFAVGIELVHNASLVIDDIIDESDLRRGSESAWAAFGHGPAIIASDGLLGEAFALFSSDERAMQVVAEAMVELGEGEASELVEQPASEEEYMTLARRKTGALFRAAAELGAIAADADAYTIEAVGDYAERVGVAFQMRDDVLDATADPETLGKPAGQDAAMERPSLVEVTDLTPEEANERAREESDAALEALSTIDVADEAALEYLEDLAKFVVVRER; from the coding sequence ATGGAGTATCTGGAGCGCCGTCGGTCGCTCGTCGCCGAGCGATTAGAGGCGGCAGTCGACGCCGTCGAACCCGACGCCCTGCGCGAACAGATCGACAGCGTCGTCCTCGCTGGCGGCAAACGCGTCCGTCCCACGGTCACCGTCCTGGTCTGTGAGGCACTGGGCGGCGAGCCCGAGGACGCCGTCGACTTCGCGGTCGGGATCGAGCTGGTTCACAACGCCTCGCTGGTGATCGACGACATCATCGACGAGTCCGACCTCCGCCGCGGTTCCGAGAGCGCCTGGGCGGCCTTTGGCCACGGCCCCGCGATCATCGCCAGCGACGGCCTCCTGGGTGAGGCGTTCGCCCTCTTTTCGAGCGACGAACGCGCCATGCAGGTCGTCGCCGAAGCGATGGTCGAACTCGGCGAGGGCGAGGCCTCCGAACTGGTCGAGCAGCCCGCTTCCGAAGAGGAGTACATGACGCTCGCTCGGCGGAAGACGGGTGCGCTCTTCAGGGCGGCCGCGGAACTGGGCGCGATTGCCGCCGACGCCGACGCCTACACGATCGAGGCCGTCGGCGACTACGCCGAGCGAGTGGGCGTCGCCTTCCAGATGCGCGACGACGTGCTAGACGCGACCGCCGACCCCGAAACCCTGGGCAAGCCGGCGGGCCAGGACGCCGCGATGGAACGGCCCTCGCTGGTCGAGGTGACCGACCTCACGCCCGAGGAGGCCAACGAGCGTGCTCGCGAGGAGTCCGACGCCGCGCTGGAAGCGCTGTCGACGATAGACGTCGCCGACGAGGCTGCACTGGAGTATCTGGAGGATCTGGCGAAGTTCGTGGTCGTACGGGAGAGATAG
- a CDS encoding TrmB family transcriptional regulator, producing MDEDGVVDALTRLGLKTYEARVFVALQKLGTGTASDVAEITDVPRSQVYGAAEGLEESGLLDVQQTRPTVYRPVSPAEAETRLLEQLESVGRDAFAYLADVRGTVGEDNEQSEALWTVRGHDYVCDRAIELLGEADERIIYGAPDPGLLEDDLLAALIAAAESGLAVTVASENRAVLDRIDDDAPIETVYQSEDHFPDASTARLLVVDDDTILMSVQSYDVADEEEIAFWSAETSFAMVLVSLACELFATA from the coding sequence ATGGACGAGGACGGTGTCGTCGACGCGCTCACGCGCCTCGGACTGAAGACCTACGAAGCACGGGTGTTCGTGGCGTTGCAAAAACTCGGGACCGGGACCGCCAGCGACGTCGCCGAGATCACCGACGTGCCGCGCTCGCAGGTCTACGGCGCGGCCGAAGGTCTCGAAGAGAGCGGCCTGCTGGACGTTCAGCAGACTCGCCCGACCGTCTATCGCCCCGTCTCGCCCGCGGAGGCCGAGACGCGGCTGCTCGAACAACTGGAATCGGTCGGTCGTGACGCCTTCGCGTATCTCGCAGATGTGAGGGGGACTGTCGGAGAGGACAACGAACAGAGCGAAGCGCTCTGGACGGTCCGCGGACATGACTACGTCTGCGATCGGGCGATCGAGCTCCTCGGCGAGGCCGACGAGCGGATCATCTACGGTGCGCCCGACCCCGGGCTACTGGAAGACGATTTGCTGGCAGCACTGATTGCGGCCGCCGAGTCGGGGCTGGCAGTGACGGTCGCCAGTGAGAACCGCGCCGTGCTCGACCGAATCGACGACGACGCACCGATCGAGACCGTCTACCAGTCCGAGGACCACTTCCCCGACGCCAGCACGGCCCGGTTGCTCGTGGTCGACGACGACACGATCCTGATGAGCGTCCAGTCCTACGACGTCGCCGACGAGGAAGAGATCGCCTTCTGGAGCGCCGAAACATCGTTCGCGATGGTGCTGGTCTCGCTGGCCTGTGAGCTGTTCGCGACGGCGTGA
- a CDS encoding RNA-binding domain-containing protein, which translates to MSTIYSVDVQITAPVHDTEVADRVADAITNVFPGADPEHTHGELTGEVHDLSHFSELLHRQEILDTARGQFFENLRGSTFSFDLKKQAAFQGVVNFAVGDPSELGEIHVRVRVEEPDVETYIDHVAPPTDEGRPVDPES; encoded by the coding sequence ATGAGCACGATCTACAGCGTCGACGTCCAGATCACCGCCCCCGTCCACGACACCGAGGTCGCCGACCGGGTCGCCGACGCCATCACCAACGTCTTCCCCGGTGCCGACCCCGAGCACACCCACGGCGAACTCACCGGCGAGGTCCACGATCTCTCGCACTTCTCCGAGTTGTTGCACCGCCAGGAGATCCTCGATACGGCCCGTGGCCAGTTCTTCGAGAATCTGCGGGGGAGTACCTTCTCGTTCGACCTGAAGAAGCAGGCGGCCTTCCAGGGCGTGGTCAACTTCGCCGTCGGCGACCCCTCCGAACTGGGCGAGATCCACGTCCGGGTGCGCGTCGAAGAACCGGACGTCGAGACCTACATCGATCACGTCGCGCCGCCGACCGACGAGGGCCGCCCGGTCGACCCCGAATCATGA
- a CDS encoding AAA family ATPase: MRVIGTVGLAGSGKGEAAEVARELDVPVVTMGDVIRQECRDRGLDPATHHGEVAKGLREENGPGAIAERSLPIIREELEGSETVVVDGIRSDVEVDAFREAFGEDFELVSIEAPFETRAERLDLRGRDASVDEGGESLEDRDERELGFGMGEAMDRADVTIENTDSLESFRERVQILLTDGVAAVEGES; the protein is encoded by the coding sequence ATGAGAGTCATCGGAACCGTCGGGCTGGCCGGCAGCGGTAAGGGCGAGGCCGCCGAGGTCGCTCGCGAACTCGACGTCCCCGTCGTGACGATGGGCGACGTCATCCGCCAGGAGTGTCGCGACCGCGGGCTCGACCCCGCGACCCACCACGGCGAGGTCGCCAAAGGCCTCCGCGAGGAGAACGGTCCCGGAGCTATCGCAGAACGCTCGCTGCCGATCATCCGCGAGGAACTCGAAGGGAGCGAGACCGTGGTCGTCGACGGCATCCGCTCGGACGTCGAGGTCGACGCCTTCCGTGAGGCATTCGGCGAGGATTTCGAACTGGTGAGTATCGAGGCCCCCTTCGAGACCCGGGCCGAGCGGCTGGACCTCCGGGGTCGCGATGCGAGTGTCGACGAGGGCGGGGAGAGCCTCGAAGACCGGGACGAACGCGAACTCGGCTTCGGCATGGGCGAGGCGATGGACCGAGCCGACGTGACGATCGAGAACACCGACTCGCTGGAGTCGTTCCGCGAGCGCGTCCAGATCCTCTTGACCGACGGCGTCGCGGCTGTCGAGGGCGAGTCATGA